Part of the Pieris brassicae chromosome 5, ilPieBrab1.1, whole genome shotgun sequence genome is shown below.
taatattatataataattggtaAAGTTTATACTCACCAGATGGTAGGTATGATGGATGAGGATGCCTTCACACGCTTGACcaagagaaaaaaataccaattaattttattcaaaatattttatcagtaACAATTCAGTACatgaaatacaatattttataacagttCTCCTAAAACCTTTCCATTTTACCCTAAATTATTCTACCCATAATGTTATTAGTAGAaagaagtaataaataaattgtctacatttattatactaaaataataatcagtgTTAAATACAAACGAATGggtaatagttatattatacaaaaataatggtaatattttacacaacgaaataatatttaaaacttaaatgacAGAATAGTTCACAAATAATATAGCTAAGCTTAGACAAAATCAGCAAGATATTTCTCTCGGTacgaatttcaaatatattccATGTTTAGGTTGAGTGGTCAGCGCGCGTGGTTCTAATTCCACTGTCATATGGGTGTCTGGTGCCATTTCAACTCGAATTTTTCTCAGGATCGTGAGGAGGCCTGCATCTTGGCGAATCTCattcctaaaaaaatatttcgttaaaaaaaaaatttaaactttagtgtcaaattaataaaaaaaaattttttttttttacccggcaaacgtcgtttttaCATGTATATTCCAGGAAATATTCTTAGTTCAATATAACCtacctattataataaaaaataggggttgatcgtagaggggtgacaatttaggattgtatgtatttttgtataatatgctgtatcataaataaaataaaaacgtctaaaaaataaaaattaaatttttagagTGGACATCACTTTAGGGTTTGAAAAATAGATAGTAGTAGAGAATTCTCAGACTTATTTAATATGCatacaaaaattcataagcatcagAAAAGCCGTTTCGGACGAgtattgtgacacgagaattttatatatatagatatattcaTAACAATCGAatgtacagtatttaaaattttcttaacctacagaaaacaaataaaaataattaagagcagtgttagtCTAGGCTAGACCTGAGATTCTTCGGAGCATACTGTGGTTGAGTGTGTCACCTGGACAAGGGAGCGTCATGACCTGGTATCGGTCATAGGGGCGGACCTCACTTTACCTGGTATTATACTAGCTTTACTAGGAAGTGAGGAGGCCTGGAGTGCAATGGTCGCCTTCTGTGAGCATGTAATGCTGCAGAAGGAGGCTGCTGAGCGATTGAGGGAGGGGTTTGGGGATGACCGTAGACTGATCGGTGGTTCAAGGCTCGGGTCTCGACCTCGAGTGGCCCGGAATCGCAGGTCCTGAATGAGCTCTGTGTGTCAGATTTGCGAACCTCGAGGGCTCATCTTAAGGGCATGTGAAAggctgaggtgtttttagtgggACGGGTCTCActacccctctgaatagcagagggatttgagtgtagacccagccccacagtccccgcgtcaagctcgaTATCCTTGGCCTGCGCAAGCGCATTTTCAACTCATACAAACAAAAGGCCTGAGATTCCTGTGATTGTTGTAATCCCGAATGTACACGAATGGactttttttttcgtttatttttcACTGTACGAGTGCATACagtgaaaaaaaaacgtcGAGAGACAACTGACATACGTTGcccaaaaaaattatgaataaagttaaggACCTAGCAGGTTTTAAGACTTTCGGTTTcgttaaagaaaaacataggAGTGTCAGTTAAAGAATATTATCCGGATTTCTATGTATAATGAAAGTTGTACTTACTAATACATGTTCTAGGACCTTCTCCAAACGGCATATAGGTGAATGGtttgatattttctttttcatcgCCCATAAACCTTTCCGGCCTGAAGACATCTGGATCAGGGAAATGTTCCGAATTTCGTTGTGTATGTTGAACTGGTATATGAATGCGCAtacctttatttaaaagcACTCCAGAAGGAAGTTTGTAATATTCAACAAGTTCTCTTGTCAAAACACCAACTACAGGATACAGCCTTAATGTTTCATTGATGCAAGCATCTAGAAAAGGCGTCTCACTAACACATTCGTACGATAGTTTATCGTTCTTCGAAAAGTAATCGTCTACTTCATGTAACACTCGTTTTTGTATTTCTGGATTCTTTGCCATTTCAAAAAGCATAAAACTCAGTGTGGTAGCTGATGTTTCAAACCCAGCTGCGAAGAACAGCATACACTGGGCAGTTAATAGATCATGATCGACTTCCAGtgttattttcttcttttcaCTCTTTAAGTTACTGATACTGTCAcctgttataaatttatcgtTCCTCAGACCCAATACTAAATCTACAAAGTCGTGTCTGCCTAAATTCTTATATTGACGCTGTTCAAAAACATTAGTGAGGAGTTTGCTGAAAAACTCGGGAATCTCTGATGGAAAGGCTTTGAAACCTAAATTGTAGAAAATTGAAGGCCAAATAACGCGACTGACAACTTTAAAACCTCTGATGTTAGAGGCATCGAAAATCTTTTGCCCTATCTTCACGAATGGGTTGCTGCCATCGTCAAGTTTCATAGCCTTCGTATTAACGCCGAATGCACAGGATCCAATACAGTCGATTGTAAACCTTGACATTAAAGCTCTAACCTCGACGCTAGGCTGTTTGCTTAAATCGACTAAGACTTTATCAAGGTTGTCTGAACATTCTTCTATGAGGTAGAACATTTTCTTCATTTTCGCCAAAGAAAATAGGGGATAGTTACGTTATGTCGTAAAATCTTCCACCGATCGCCACTAGCGAAGAATAAGTTTCTAGTAAGGATTTCCCTATGTGAATGCCCTGCAATTTCACGGCTGTTAAAATAGTAGAAGTCTTTTGATAggattaattttatgtagtcTGGATCTTTAACAATTCACGTTGGTTCTGTTCCCACAAACGCACCAATGTATGGTTCTTTTGGGAATTTTTCGCAAATTCCGTTAACGACTTCGGTGAGAAATTTCTTAAGTAGTATGTATTCTTTGTAATTTCCAAACAGTGGAGTCGGTTGAAGATACGGTACATTTCGTTTCTTCCAATAATCGAATTTATATTGtgtcaaataatacaatattgataATGTTACACCGAGAAATGCTACAAGTACTGCGGTTACTGCCATTTTTGATGCTTTGTGAAATGAATATGGTAGCACccttttatatacaatatttactgCGCTAAACCGTCTTATCAAAAGCATGCAAGTAATCTAAATACTGATCTGTTTATTAAGTAACCGATAAGCCCCTGATTATGTCCCCATCCACGGAATTGATTGAACATTGCTTTTATTGCAGCTTTGTATAGAATAAGAGTGCAAGTTTTTGTACAAACGAATTAACAACAGTTAAAAGACGAGCACCTGCCTGTGTTCCATTGAGTAATGGGAATTTGGGAATCCGAATTCTTATTAGTTGAGTGAAAGaatcaattttaaagatatCATGTGAGTATTAAATAAAGCTAAAGTGTTCTatagcaataataaatatatgtatacatataatcATACGTACATACATGTTATACATTATAGgagcaaataaaaattcttttaacAATCCTGGTTTTATTCGTgaagaaagaaataaaaactctaCTTCAGGATTTTTTTGTAAGACATATTCCAATTTATGTGAATCAGAGTTGCCATCCATGAATTTATGTCCTGAGTGTAAACTTCAAATGGATTCCTTTACCGGGCTGCGTTGTTATTGCGCGTGGTTCAAAATCGACTTTAGTAATTGTATCTTTAGTCAATCCGATATGACACTTTCTTAAGATCGTCAATAGCCCAGCTGTCACCTGCATTTTTGCAAATCTCattcctgaaaaaaaaaaagaatattagtGAAAAATCACGTTAGTGTCACCTGTTTTAagccaatattattaataaattattataatgatatagttAATATTACAAGAAACCGTTAATTGGCAATGTAAGTAGTACATTcagaataattaattatgaaaaaaaccgcacaatcagccatataaaaataggcatgcaaataaataattaactaccataatatcataataatacgaatagtacatatttttaattaaaccttTAATTATCTTGCccttaagtaaatatttatttattacataccaATACAAATTCTCGGCCCTTCTCCAAACGGCAAAAATGTAAACGGTATTACATTGTCCTTTTCTTTGCCTAAAAATCTTTCCGGTATAAAGTTATCTGGATTTGGGAAATACTTAGAATCCCTGTGTATGGAATACACTGGTATATGAATACGAACTcctttattcaataaaacacCTGAAGGTAGTTTAAAATCTTCCATCACTTCTCTTGTAAGAACACCAAGAACTGGGTAAAGCCTCAAAGTCTCATTGATGCACGCTTCTATATACGGCATCTCAAACATGCATTCGTATTCCAGTTTATTTCGTCGCTTAAAATATTCGTCAACTTCTGCAATCGCCCGGTTTTGTTTATCTAAATTTTTTGCCAGCTCatacaacaaaaaactaaGTGTAGTAGCGGATGTTTCATATCCCGCTGCGAAAAATAGCATACATTGTGCACTCAAAAAGTCATTGTCAGCTTCGATAACGCACTTCTCCGTTCCTCCTTTCAAGTTCTTAATACTATCACCATCtaaatgattattttgtttcaaactCAGAACCAAATCGACGAAATCATGTCTCCCAGAATCCTTGTAATTTCTCTCTTCAAAGACGTTTTTAAGCATTTTATCGAAGAACTCCGTGAGTTCTGAAGGGAATAATTCAAAACCTAGTTTGTAGAATAAACCTGGCCATACGGCGCGtgccatatttttaaaacctcTAATATTGGACGCCTCGAAGATCATCTGTCCAATCACAAAGAAAGGATTATTCTTTTCAACTAACATAGCTTTAGTCTGGATCCCAAAGCCACAAGATCCGATACAGTCTATTGTGTACCGTGCTACCAATGCTTTGACCTCAAAACTTGGTGTTTCTGATACGTCATCCAGtaactttgaaaatatattagagCATTCTTCTATTAGATAGAACATCTTCTTCATTTTCGCTGAAGAGAAGAGCGGTGTCAAATTTTGTCTGATAATTTTCCATCTATCTCCACTAGTGAAAAATAGGGTTTTTGTAATTGCTTCTCTATGACTATATTCACTTGCCTCGCGGCCATTGAAATAGTAGAAGTCTTTTGTAAAAATCTGCTTGATCAGCTCAGGTTCTTGAACAATTAAGGCTGGCAAAGTACCATAGTACACTCCTATATAAGGTTCTTTAGGATATTTTACACAAACATCCCCAACTACTTCATGAATTGACTTTCTcaacataatataatctatataattaCCAAACAGGGGCAGTGGTGCAGGTTGAATAACATTCCTTGATAGccaataattgaattttcttCTCGATatccaatataaaattaacaacaaacaaaataaagttaGTATTATAGTAAGAACCGACATATTCGAAGaggtatattattaaactgaacgaaaaaatatatcgGTTTAAATATACGTGGTTACTACGATACGACAACTGGTTAATAATCTGTgagttattatatacataatgaaCGAGATAATCCTCTTCTTACCGTCCACAAAAACATATTGACCTAATTGAACTTATTTAATGGCAAGAGTAGGTTGGTTGTTATTcgggttaataaataatacagaagAGGTCTGCCAAACCTATTATTCACACTTTGGGTCAAGTGGTCGTGTGTGTATTGTAAGTATCACGGGATATATAACGATGGAAAGGTAATGTAGTAACTAGGGAGCTGGCGAGAATAAGTATATGATTTGCTTGTATTTCGTATTGATAGGAATTAAATTTCGGACCAATACgacaaaattttcttaatgtattaACGTACGTAACGTACGTTGCTGCGTtgtcaaaatgaaaaaaaaatatctaggACTCAGAACATATAGTTGGAGGGTAccacttgtggtgactggtcggtgacttgaattcgtgtatgctgagttgttaattatttcaacTAAGAATTTGCAtattgttcccacgagaatgtaagtgcgtgctcctatttcaccatggcTAGTGCTGATAgtggacaaatctttgtttttcatttattttattattattaattaactattcattacttaaaatgtcacgtggaacatggtgtaatggttgcagctccttacaagcattgtgtaaaacaaaaaacttggcgattaaataGAGAGGTGGAGAGATGTATGCctgatttctttttttaaagaatgtgCCAATTGACAACGCAGCGTTACGATACCGTGgtcctttatatattttgctcgtcatttattaaatactgtacTACACTTCAAGCTTGAAGTGTACTACACTTCAAGCTTCACTAAGTGTAGTACACTTCAAGCTTGAAGTGTAgtacagtatttaataaatgattcaAAGCAACGAAAATACCCTCAAAATAAACACGTACAATATTTGTCATTAGTAGCTTATTTATTATGTGGCTAAAGCATATCACAACACACATCAATGTATTCTTCGAAGGTATTACGAAATTTACTCGAAAGACAGTTTatgaaattatacataaaactaatcaataaaattaaataaattacgttaGATTTTTCGGCTTAATTCTCTTTTGTTctgctatattttttatgtttgtactTTTATTGGTTCTGGAACAGATCACTTATAAgagtttattatgtttattgttatacAATTCAAATCTGCATAATGTCGTAGACTTTGGGTAAGACTTAGAAAACCGTCCGAACCTTCTGTCAAAacccaatacatttttgacgcaCGGCAGTTAGACATTGCCAAGTCATATAGAATGAAAAAATTCCATTAGAGAAACACAAACATACACAGTAGCGCGTCATTCCACGACTGAGAGTTTCGTCTTCTGATTCttataaggccggcaacgcgcttgcgagctttctggcaatCCTGAGTGCCCATGATCGGTATCCctcaacatcagatgagctttCTGCCCTTTGGCCtcgtgttatataaaaaaatattacaataaaaatcctTGTTGGCATCTCATGcaaccaaaaatatataaatcatatgACTTgtaaaaagataataattgttttgttattgtaGGTTCGTTTGCAACAAAACTTCGCCCATAATTATCCACTTAGCTGCTTTCAAGGAGACGAAATACTGCCTAGTAATCGCAGAGTTGGTGTAGGGATAAAGCGCGCGGTGAGGTTGTGGCTTCGATCCCGGCGGTGCACGAACTTGGTGCACCTTCTGTCTGATAGTCTTCGGTTTTTGGATTTGAAACaaggtttcctcatgatgtttccTTCACTGTAAGATCGTGATAGATGTACGTATATGAATCCCGTGTGtagaaaatgtattgaattttgatAAGCGACTCGTTCAACACAAAATCGTAGATATCAAATCAACCAGGAGATTAAGTGTAGTTTGCAGGGTAGAAGTACCAATAGATTATAagtgaattttaaatgaataaatacctCAGAGAATAGATCAAAGATTTGTTGATACTTCTGGTAGGGCCTTTACTGGTCTATATAGCTACTTGGTTAATAtcgattatattaaatatactaaatactATCACTATATCATTTTTTTCCATATTACTGTTTGGTATCTGTTCTTTGTATCTTCTAAACTACAAATTACTATCTACGTagttaatttaactttattaattgaatcgcgaaattattttattctaagcataaataaaaccaagaaaataatttatttataacatacaaataaatgtatgcatatattataaacaaaattattataatatatagctaattatgtaactaataccacttttgtttaattttgaaaGTGCTTTAAAATGTCATGGATGGATtatgttacataatattatttttagttaattgaaGAAACGATCGTATCGGCATCAAGGTGCAGTTCGCACACAAAACTTGAGATGTAAATAGTTGGATTTTTATCGATAAAAacgctaaaatatttttttaaagtaacaaaGAAGGACCTTTTTATAGGGATTTAGGCTATAAGGATTTAAGTTAAAGGTTTTTAATATGCAAATAATAAGAGCAGCGTTAGCTTAGTGGTTTAAAAGTCTCTTGGAACCCCAGTTGTGCACTAAAGGACTTTTCTTCCAATgtccgcatttaacactcgctggTAAGCTGAGGAAATAAACTTGTGATGAATGATACCCATAAATCGATGTGTCAGGCGTTGAAACAcgtacttgcctataaaaaaatgatcaaacagatacagaaatcggaAGTCAAGACTAggggttgtagcgtcactgtttttttttatttcttatgcAAATTCGGCTGTTACAAATAACTTAAGAGATGTGTCGAATCTACAGAATCTACCTACTTTATAGAGTTTTGTAAGAAATAATATGCGACGGCTTGGCTGCAATGTCAAAtctatatctaatatatataccacaaacatgtattttatcaatatcgTAACTACGATTGAAGCATTTGCTTTAaaagatattcatttttcttacatcctctatGACGAAATTTTTAGctcgcattctgtcaatgttatcttaaacgccataaggttacatgaaaaaagttagaattgtaaaagctctatgaactgaaaaaaaacttttctatcgtaacaaaaaattttcttcataaaaaaagaatgaGTGAAATCGGACCAGCCGTTTACGCGTGATGCCGAGACCAATGGAAATAGGGATTAGTATAGatgttttagtaaaattactaaagtaattatattattatatacggTTAATTAGTTGAATCACGGCTCTACCTTAAAACAGCTCAAAATTTTTTAACGACTCTATGTAGTAAGTATCTTACTTGGGATACTTACTACATAgagtattaatatattcacGAGGCGCATGGAATTGGGCCCCTTAAAATATACTGATAATATTACACGCAtgatataattgttttgacTCGTTCGATATAAttggattttttattgttttgtttctaattaGGGTTTGTGATGAGGCTTTGTaacttcttttatttatttcacaaataCACATTGCCAAGTGATGCAAATAGGTTGGAAAACATTGGAGCTGTTTTAAGGTGAAGCCGTGATTTaccaaatttacaaaaaagcgcatcacatctgcaACTTTTAATACACTCTTGacatagcgatcacgaccgctctgtcaagagtgtaccggataagaagaagaataattattttccgcctgctctGCCACCGCCTCTGTCAGCTTTTTTAATCGTTCGAGGGAGATGAGACGCTGGAAAACGTGACCACCCAAGTAGCATTCCATACCAAAGCCTGTCCAATCTTCCAAGCGATCAACGACATCCCATCCGGCCACTTGCCATCGTCTCTTGGGATGCTTCAAAATGGCTAGAACATTGTCGGAAGCAAGATAGTGGCGTATAATGTCGTTGAGCGTGGCGTAGCAAGAAAAAACGTCTACCTCTTTTGGCAATGCCACAGGGTCACTTTGCGGAGTACATGTAGACACTCCTAAGAGGATGGCAATGCGAAAAGGAGCGTGTGTTTGACGAAGGATGAGCACTAAGCCAATGACTGGCTTCTCTATATCCCACGGCCATTCGCGGTCTGTTATTGATCTAAAGTTTTGTAATTCAGATTTgcaaagataattttatttttaacatcaaGACGAGCTGTTCAATAACCTGCTTGGCTATAGTCAATAAAG
Proteins encoded:
- the LOC123709794 gene encoding LOW QUALITY PROTEIN: cytochrome P450 3A19-like (The sequence of the model RefSeq protein was modified relative to this genomic sequence to represent the inferred CDS: inserted 1 base in 1 codon); the encoded protein is MKLDDGSNPFVKIGQKIFDASNIRGFKVVSRVIWPSIFYNLGFKAFPSEIPEFFSKLLTNVFEQRQYKNLGRHDFVDLVLGLRNDKFITGDSISNLKSEKKKITLEVDHDLLTAQCMLFFAAGFETSATTLSFMLFEMAKNPEIQKRVLHEVDDYFSKNDKLSYECVSETPFLDACINETLRLYPVVGVLTRELVEYYKLPSGVLLNKGMRIHIPVQHTQRNSEHFPDPDVFRPERFMGDEKENIKPFTYMPFGEGPRTCIRMRFAKMXGLLTILRKIRVEMAPDTHMTVELEPRALTTQPKHGIYLKFIPREISC
- the LOC123709524 gene encoding cytochrome P450 6B5-like, with product MSVLTIILTLFCLLLILYWISRRKFNYWLSRNVIQPAPLPLFGNYIDYIMLRKSIHEVVGDVCVKYPKEPYIGVYYGTLPALIVQEPELIKQIFTKDFYYFNGREASEYSHREAITKTLFFTSGDRWKIIRQNLTPLFSSAKMKKMFYLIEECSNIFSKLLDDVSETPSFEVKALVARYTIDCIGSCGFGIQTKAMLVEKNNPFFVIGQMIFEASNIRGFKNMARAVWPGLFYKLGFELFPSELTEFFDKMLKNVFEERNYKDSGRHDFVDLVLSLKQNNHLDGDSIKNLKGGTEKCVIEADNDFLSAQCMLFFAAGYETSATTLSFLLYELAKNLDKQNRAIAEVDEYFKRRNKLEYECMFEMPYIEACINETLRLYPVLGVLTREVMEDFKLPSGVLLNKGVRIHIPVYSIHRDSKYFPNPDNFIPERFLGKEKDNVIPFTFLPFGEGPRICIGMRFAKMQVTAGLLTILRKCHIGLTKDTITKVDFEPRAITTQPDQYLDYLHAFDKTV